A section of the Arcobacter roscoffensis genome encodes:
- a CDS encoding DUF4065 domain-containing protein translates to MNIDMTKVANVILYMLHKQVKHLNDKKLSIMLFLMDFNHSNHCGNKIFNEEYIKDSRNPEPVILSELFDIIANEEDLDEEDPRLFLIQELLDYIDIEVKANDKFIELKFIKMEEEFDEELFEKEELTTIHKVVEKYLETSPRNTANECFKIEEVRATPKGELII, encoded by the coding sequence TTGAATATAGATATGACTAAAGTTGCAAATGTAATTTTATATATGTTACATAAGCAAGTAAAACATCTAAATGATAAAAAACTATCAATAATGCTTTTTTTAATGGATTTTAACCATTCAAATCATTGTGGAAATAAGATTTTTAATGAAGAGTATATTAAAGACTCAAGAAACCCTGAGCCTGTAATCTTAAGTGAATTGTTTGACATAATCGCAAATGAAGAAGACTTAGATGAGGAAGATCCAAGACTTTTTTTAATTCAAGAGTTATTAGATTACATAGATATTGAAGTAAAAGCAAATGACAAGTTTATTGAATTAAAATTTATCAAAATGGAAGAAGAGTTTGATGAAGAACTATTTGAAAAAGAAGAATTAACTACAATCCATAAAGTTGTAGAAAAATACCTAGAAACTTCTCCAAGAAATACAGCAAACGAATGTTTCAAAATAGAAGAAGTAAGAGCTACACCAAAAGGTGAACTTATAATTTAA
- a CDS encoding LysE family translocator — protein sequence MSISFFISMLSFCIVLSISPGPVNAMIVTSGLNNGFRKTFSFISGATIGFTLLLLSIAFTYEKFLISSNNQFLLFLEIFGSLFIIYMGYKIASTSMLDLSVKESKTLKFYEGFLLQWLNPKAWLACLAGVSMFVNSQITLVIFVIMYFVVCYVCLSLWGILGHKASIFFDTALKVKVFNMSMGILLIISASVLLLNNI from the coding sequence ATGAGTATATCTTTTTTTATATCTATGCTTTCATTTTGTATAGTATTGTCAATCTCTCCAGGCCCTGTAAATGCAATGATTGTTACATCAGGTTTAAATAATGGCTTTAGAAAAACTTTTTCATTTATTTCAGGTGCAACTATTGGTTTTACTCTTTTACTTTTATCCATTGCATTTACATATGAAAAGTTTTTAATCTCATCAAATAATCAATTTCTTTTGTTTTTAGAAATATTTGGAAGTTTATTTATCATTTATATGGGATATAAAATAGCAAGTACTTCAATGCTTGATTTAAGTGTCAAAGAGAGTAAAACCTTGAAGTTTTATGAAGGCTTTTTATTGCAGTGGCTAAATCCCAAAGCATGGCTTGCTTGTTTAGCCGGTGTTTCTATGTTTGTAAACTCACAAATAACACTTGTTATCTTTGTAATAATGTACTTTGTAGTTTGTTATGTATGTTTGAGTTTATGGGGTATTTTAGGTCATAAGGCAAGTATATTTTTTGATACAGCTCTTAAAGTAAAAGTTTTTAATATGAGTATGGGTATTTTACTGATTATAAGTGCATCTGTTTTGCTACTAAATAATATCTAA
- a CDS encoding DCC1-like thiol-disulfide oxidoreductase family protein — protein MKIKLYYDKDCPFCKKYAQILKLKQNHEVSIFNARESQEDILFFKEKGFDINEGFIIYIDEKEILQGSEAVIFLDKLSEKRLFLVDTWFFKKIAYPIIKQIRKAILLILGKNPNIKF, from the coding sequence ATGAAAATAAAACTATATTATGATAAAGATTGTCCTTTCTGTAAAAAATACGCTCAAATTTTAAAGTTAAAACAAAATCATGAAGTTAGCATTTTTAATGCAAGAGAAAGTCAAGAAGATATTTTATTTTTTAAAGAAAAAGGCTTTGATATAAATGAAGGATTTATTATTTATATAGATGAAAAAGAGATTTTACAAGGAAGTGAAGCTGTTATATTTTTAGATAAATTAAGTGAAAAAAGATTGTTTTTAGTAGATACTTGGTTTTTTAAAAAGATTGCTTATCCAATAATAAAGCAAATAAGAAAAGCAATTTTATTAATACTTGGGAAGAACCCAAATATTAAGTTTTAG
- a CDS encoding matrixin family metalloprotease produces MIKKTLYTTLFLASSLYAGFQEIKIGKIDRYYQDKINERQLKTILDEIEEHFESKLGFDVFDYSSMGKPIDILYVKPSSMERRINRAMDRFERKKEKIQSYQDEFETKKVQIDKQTKVYKILENEVNEKTEELNKYIKKINQRRNVSQEEYKKIQTYVKAKKVVINQKLKELRGEQRALKRLVNSFNNKVHLYNTHTQNYYNLANEIESLNRGFKKVKGQAIGVKQTVLKTYVKDGVTIKEKTVTNSMNKIEIYGFESLSELKAILAHEIAHLVGIPHIQEQGALLNPILQKNQKQNLNLTYDDILNFKEHF; encoded by the coding sequence ATGATTAAAAAGACATTATATACAACACTATTTTTAGCATCATCTTTATATGCAGGTTTTCAAGAAATAAAAATTGGAAAGATTGATAGATACTATCAAGATAAAATAAATGAAAGACAATTAAAAACAATCTTAGATGAAATAGAAGAGCACTTTGAGTCAAAACTTGGTTTTGATGTATTTGATTACTCTTCTATGGGAAAACCTATAGATATTCTTTATGTAAAACCATCAAGTATGGAAAGAAGAATAAACAGAGCCATGGATAGATTTGAAAGAAAAAAGGAAAAAATTCAAAGCTATCAAGATGAGTTTGAAACAAAAAAAGTTCAAATTGATAAGCAAACAAAAGTTTATAAAATCTTAGAAAATGAAGTAAATGAAAAAACAGAAGAATTAAATAAATACATCAAAAAAATAAATCAAAGAAGAAATGTATCCCAAGAAGAGTATAAAAAAATACAAACTTATGTAAAAGCAAAAAAAGTAGTTATAAACCAAAAATTAAAAGAGCTAAGGGGTGAACAAAGAGCCTTAAAAAGATTAGTAAATAGTTTTAATAATAAAGTTCATTTATACAATACTCATACTCAAAATTATTATAATCTTGCAAATGAAATTGAGTCTTTAAATAGAGGTTTTAAAAAAGTAAAAGGTCAAGCAATAGGAGTAAAACAAACAGTTTTAAAAACCTATGTAAAAGATGGAGTTACCATAAAAGAAAAAACAGTAACAAATAGTATGAATAAAATAGAGATTTATGGTTTTGAAAGTCTTAGCGAACTAAAAGCTATATTAGCCCATGAAATAGCTCACTTAGTAGGTATTCCTCATATACAAGAGCAGGGTGCTTTACTAAACCCTATCTTGCAAAAAAATCAAAAGCAGAATTTAAATCTAACTTATGATGATATTTTGAACTTTAAAGAGCACTTCTAA